A part of Ictalurus furcatus strain D&B chromosome 8, Billie_1.0, whole genome shotgun sequence genomic DNA contains:
- the polr1a gene encoding DNA-directed RNA polymerase I subunit RPA1 codes for MIFSKETPWRRLDGMSFSMYSSEEIRKLSVKGVTNPLLLDNVGNPAPNGLYDLSLGPADLKEICTTCMQDFNNCPGHFGHVDLHLPVYNPFLFDKLYMLVRGSCLSCHMLTCTRAVIHLLLNQLKLLDVGVMKEVCDVAIVLNQFLEGSPQASGAEIQEALEEFSAPILKANRSSHGCAPIKHVCEMRNSLVTEFWRSHMVSRKCPNCNARKSQVRREHNSKLIVTHPSVKLDREADEDDTHVTKRGYLTPSLARDHVTKVWEKEGFFLKHLLSGLAENSPNGFSPDMFFLDLLMVPPSRYRPISRLGDQMFTNGQTVNIQAVIKDNMIIQRLLALIAAEKARAIEGTQTELEEPTETEDPSQMDQAFLAGLTGVTLTDKLYNAWIRLQSHVNIVFDSEMDKLMTEKFPGIRQLLEKKEGLFRKHMMGKRVDFAARSVICPDMYIGTNEIGIPMVFATKLTYPQPVTPWNVKELRQAVLNGPDVHPGASMVINEDGTRTILSRTNPTQREAIAKQLLTPSTGQHRMPMKIVNRHIKNGDVLLLNRQPTLHRPSIQAHRTRILPGEKVLRLHYANCKAYNADFDGDEMNAHFPQSELGRAEAYTLVSTDQQYLVPKDGKPLAGLIQDHMVSGTSMTIRDCFFQQDQYMELVYRGLTDKRGRIKLLPPALIKPRKLWTGKQVVSTLLLNVIPENHIPLNLKGKAKIPSKAWVKESPRSWPGYHPDSMCDSQVVIRNGELLVGVLDKAHYGSSAYGLVHCCYELYGGETSGKLLSCLARLFTAYLQLYRGFTMGVEDILVKPGANKQRKKIIKESVNCGIKALRAAFNLPAAAAENEGRDLWQNAHLNIDQRDFNMVDLKFKEEVNQVNNNINKVCMPLGLHRSFPENNLQLMVQSGAKGSTVNTMQISCLLGQIELEGRRPALMPSGKSLPCFQPYEPQPHSGGFVTGRFLTGIKPPEFFFHCMAGREGLVDTAVKTSRSGYLQRCVIKHLEGLVVQYDLTVRDSDGSVVQFLYGEDGLDVPKTQFLQPRQFPFIKDNFEVIRKAQCLDEVLAKLDPQAAHSHSKAVKKWKAKHELSSPRNGAFLLFSQKKLGKIKAQAEGQLGELINGRDNASLQVMESWKTMEESRRVKYLKKTAHCPDPCLAMYRPDICFGSVSETFESIIESYLSQFNIRQEFHPSSEYVDSERLRHLLHLKWQRALCEPGEAVGLLAAQSIGEPSTQMTLNTFHFAGRGEMNVTLGIPRLREILMIASSNIKTPMMSIPVRSGKKALKRVKILQKKLTRVCLAEVLHKVDVVETLRIEGKRGQKKRIFTVMFHFLPPELYQQDKLLQPQQILRFMEDRFFLLLLDAIKKLSAKLASINSVDTRKATGKDTDRDAEGSTNRADDEAEGAEDGRVVDDEADEGDADAADAKRKEKQEEEVDYESEEGENSGEEDQEEVTGQPEEDVGSEELAEARNDNSQPSVQENADGDTQDSMRVSKVLQFSPMIEAYRYDQQKDLWCEITLVLPVSKVHFDLTSLVVAQAQNAVVMETKGITRCLLNEVTTKQGAKEQVLITEGINMQEMFKHGDVLDLNRLYSNEIHAMANTYGIEVALRVIEKEIKDVFAVYGIEVDPRHLSLVADYMCFEGVYKPLNRFGIQSNSSPLQQMTFETSYKFLKQAAILGLHDKLNSPSACMVVGKVVKGGTGLFDLKQPLQ; via the exons atgattttttctAAGGAGACGCCATGGAGACGGTTGGACGGCATGTCATTCAGCATGTACTCCTCTGAGGAGATAAG GAAATTGAGTGTCAAAGGTGTCACTAATCCTCTGCTCCTGGATAATGTCGGTAACCCGGCTCCTAATGGACTCTATGATCTGTCACTGGGTCCAGCTGACCTTAAAGAAATCTGCACGACCTGCATGCAGGACTTCAACAACTGCCCGGGACACTTCGGCCATGTCGACTTGCACCTACCCGTCTACAACCCTTTCTTATTCGAT AAATTGTACATGCTCGTACGAGGTTCCTGTCTGTCGTGCCACATGTTGACGTGTACCAGGGCTGTCATTCACCTGCTTCTCAACCAACTCAAATTGTTAGATGTAGGAGTGATGAAGGAAGTCTGCGACGTGGCGATTGTCCTTAATCAG TTTTTAGAAGGTAGTCCACAAGCATCGGGGGCAGAAATCCAAGAAGCTTTGGAGGAATTTAGCGCTCCTATTCTCAAAGCCAACCGAAGCAGCCATGGCTGTGCACCT ATCAAGCATGTTTGTGAGATGAGGAACAGCCTCGTCACTGAATTTTGGAGATCTCACATGGTGTCTAGAAAATGCCCCAACTGCAA TGCTAGAAAGTCACAGGTACGTCGAGAGCACAACAGCAAACTAATCGTCACTCATCCGAGTGTCAAACTCGACCGTGAAGCGGACGAAG ATGACACTCACGTGACTAAACGTGGATACCTGACTCCGAGCTTGGCCCGAGATCACGTCACCAAAGTGTGGGAAAAAGAGG GTTTCTTCCTGAAGCACTTGCTCTCAGGCCTGGCGGAGAACAGTCCGAACGGTTTCAGCCCGGATATGTTCTTCTTAGATTTGCTAATGGTTCCTCCATCTAG GTACCGGCCTATCAGTCGGCTGGGAGATCAGATGTTTACCAACGGTCAGACAGTGAACATACAGGCGGTGATCAAGGACAACATGATCATTCAGAGACTGCTCGCCTTGATCGCAGCTGAGAAAGCCAGGGCGATAGAGGGTACTCAGACCGAACTGGAGGAG CCCACTGAGACAGAAGATCCCAGCCAGATGGACCAGGCGTTTTTAGCCGGGCTAACTGGAGTCACCCTTACAGACAAACTCTATAACGCCTGGATACGCCTGCAGAGTCACGTCAACATTGTGTTCGACAGCGAAATGGACAAGCTGATGACCGAGAAGTTCCCTGGAATCCGCCAG CTCTTGGAGAAGAAGGAGGGTCTGTTCAGGAAGCACATGATGGGAAAGCGAGTGGACTTTGCTGCTCGCTCTGTCATCTGTCCAGACATGTACATCGGAACCAACGAGATCGGAATACCCATG GTGTTTGCCACTAAGCTGACGTACCCACAGCCGGTGACGCCGTGGAACGTGAAGGAGCTGCGTCAGGCCGTGCTTAACGGGCCTGATGTGCACCCAGGAGCCTCTATGGTCATCAACGAGGATGGGACGCGCACCATTCTCAGCCGTACCAACCCCACCCAGAGAGAGGCTATCGCTAAGCAACTGCTTACACCCAGCACAGGCCAGCACCGCATGCCCATGAAGATC gttaATCGGCACATCAAAAATGGAGACGTGCTCCTTCTGAATCGTCAGCCGACGCTACACAGACCATCTATCCAGGCTCATCGTACTCGCATCCTGCCTGGAGAGAAGGTGCTACGGCTGCATTACGCCAATTGCAAGGCCTACAACGCTGACTTTGATGGCGACGAGATGAACGCGCACTTCCCGCAGAGTGAGCTGGGTCGGGCTGAGGCCTACACGCTCGTCAGCACAGACCAGCAGTACCTGGTGCCCAAG GATGGGAAGCCCCTGGCCGGACTAATCCAGGACCACATGGTGTCAGGCACCAGCATGACCATCCGTGACTGCTTCTTCCAGCAAGATCAGTACATGGAGCTGGTCTATAGAGGTCTCACCGATAAAAGAGGCAGAATCAAGCTGCTTCCTCCTGCTCTCATCAAACCTCGAAAACTTTGGACTGGCAAACAG GTCGTGTCAACCCTCTTGTTGAACGTCATTCCCGAGAACCACATCCCTCTGAACCTGAAAGGAAAGGCCAAGATTCCCAGTAAGGCCTGGGTGAAGGAGTCTCCTCGATCCTGGCCAGGTTACCATCCAGACTCCATGTGTGACTCTCAG GTGGTGATTCGTAATGGCGAGCTGCTAGTCGGTGTGCTGGATAAAGCACACTACGGGAGCTCTGCGTACGGCCTGGTGCACTGCTGCTATGAGCTGTACGGAGGAGAGACCAGTGGCAAGCTTCTAAGCTGCCTGGCCCGGCTTTTTACCGCCTACCTGCAGCTCTATCGTGGCTTTACCATGG GTGTGGAAGACATTTTGGTAAAACCAGGAGCCAACAAGCAGAGAAAGAAGATCATCAAAGAATCGGTTAATTGTGGCATCAAG GCACTCAGGGCAGCCTTTAACctgcctgctgctgctgcagaaAACGAAGGCCGAGACCTGTGGCAAAACGCCCATCTGAACATAGACCAGCGAGACTTCAACATGGTGGACCTCAAATTCAAAGAAGAGGTCAATCAagtcaacaacaacatcaacaag GTGTGCATGCCATTGGGTCTGCACCGTTCATTTCCTGAGAACAACCTTCAGCTCATGGTGCAGTCTGGAGCCAAAGGATCCACCGTCAATACAATGCAG ATCTCGTGTCTGCTGGGCCAGATCGAGCTCGAGGGCCGTCGTCCTGCACTGATGCCTTCTGGGAAATCCCTGCCTTGTTTCCAGCCTTATGAGCCGCAACCTCATTCTGGTGGCTTTGTAACCGGGAGGTTCCTGACTGGGATAAAACCTCCA gagttttttttccactgtatgGCTGGTCGTGAAGGCCTGGTGGACACAGCGGTTAAAACGAGTCGTTCCGGCTATCTTCAAAG GTGTGTGATAAAGCACCTCGAGGGTCTGGTGGTCCAGTACGACCTGACGGTGAGGGACAGCGACGGCAGCGTGGTGCAGTTCCTCTACGGAGAGGACGGCCTGGACGTTCCCAAAACTCAATTCCTGCAGCCTCGTCAGTTCCCTTTCATCAAAGACAACTTCGAG gTAATCAGGAAAGCACAGTGCTTGGATGAAGTGCTGGCAAAACTGGACCCACAGGCGGCTCATAGTCACTCAAAGGCCGTTAAGAAGTGGAAGGCTAAGCACGAGCTTTCGTCTCCCAGAAACGGCGCCTTCCTGCTCTTCTCTCAGAAGAAACTGGGCAAGATTAAGGCTCAGGCTGAAGGCCAGCTGGGAGAGTTAATCAACGGGAGAGACAATGCTTCTCTGCAA GTGATGGAGAGTTGGAAAACTATGGAGGAATCCAGACGTGTCAAGTATCTGAAGAAGACCGCCCACTGCCCAGATCCATGCCTAGCTATGTACCGGCCTGACATCTGTTTCGGTTCCGTCTCCGAGACGTTCGAATCCATCATCGAGTCCTACCTCAGTCAGTTCAACATCCGGCAGGAATTTCACCCTTCGTCTGAATACGTTGACAGTGAGAG ATTAAGGCACCTGTTGCATCTGAAGTGGCAGAGAGCGTTGTGTGAGCCGGGAGAGGCTGTAGGACTGCTGGCTGCTCAGAGTATCGGTGAACCCTCGACTCAGATGACCCTCAACACCTTTCACTTTGCGGGCAGAGGAGAGATGAACGTCACTCTGGGTATTCCCAG GTTGCGTGAAATTCTGATGATTGCTAGTTCCAACATCAAGACCCCCATGATGAGCATTCCTGTTCGAAGCGGCAAGAAAGCTTTAAAACGAGTGAAGATCCTGCAGAAGAAGCTCACACGTGTGTGTCTGGCAGAG gtGTTGCACAAGGTGGACGTGGTGGAGACGCTTCGGATAGAGGGTAAAAGAGGCCAGAAAAAACGAATCTTCACGGTCATGTTCCACTTCCTTCCTCCGGAGCTTTACCAGCAGGATAAGTTGCTGCAGCCCCAGCAGATCCTCCGCTTCATGGAAGACAG ATTCTTCTTATTACTTCTTGACGCCATCAAGAAACTGAGTGCCAAGCTGGCCTCTATAAATTCAGTGGACACACGCAAGGCCACAGGAAAGGACACCGATCGAGATGCGGAGGGCTCCACTAATCGAGCA GATGACGAAGCCGAGGGAGCAGAGGACGGCAGAGTGGTGGACGACGAGGCGGACGAAGGGGACGCGGACGCCGCTGACGCCAAGAGGAAGGAGAAGCAAGAGGAGGAG GTAGACTACGAGAGTGAGGAGGGGGAGAACAGCGGGGAGGAAGACCAAGAAGAGGTGACCGGGCAGCCAGAGGAGGACGTGGGATCAGAAGAACTAGCTGAGGCGAGGAATGACAACAGTCAACCCTCCGTCCAAGAGAATGCGGACGGAGACACCCAGGACTCGATGAGAGTCAGTAAAGTTCTGCAGTTCAGCCCCATGATTGAGGCCTACAGATATGACCAGCAAAAAGACCTGTGGTGTGAG ATCACCCTGGTGCTCCCAGTTAGCAAAGTGCACTTTGACCTGACCTCTCTGGTGGTAGCACAAGCTCAGAACGCTGTAGTCATGGAAACGAAAGGTATCACACGTTGTTTACTTAACGAGGTGACCACCAAGCAGGGTGCCAAGGAGCAGGTCCTGATCACCGAGGGCATCAACATGCAGGAGATGTTCAAGCACGGAGAT GTTCTCGACCTGAATCGTTTGTATTCCAATGAGATCCATGCCATGGCCAACACGTACGGTATTGAAGTGGCTCTGAGGGTCATCGAGAAGGAGATTAAAGACGTGTTTGCTGTTTACG GTATCGAAGTGGACCCGCGGCATCTCTCTCTAGTGGCTGATTACATGTGCTTTGAAGGCGTGTACAAACCACTCAACCGCTTCGGCATTCAGTCCAACAGCTCCCCGCTGCAACAGATGACCTTTGAGACCAGCTATAAGTTTTTGAAACAAGCCGCTATTTTAG gCTTGCATGATAAGTTGAATTCACCCTCAGCTTGCATGGTTGTGGGAAAAGTTGTGAAAGGAGGAACTGGACTCTTTGACCTGAAGCAGCCCTTACAGTGA